Below is a genomic region from Streptomyces sp. RPA4-2.
TACGAGGCCTCGCCGATGATGTGGCGCGGGCCGGTGTCTCCGACGACCGCGTACTGGACCCGGTCCCGGTAGATCACGGCGACCACCGACCCGCCGCGGATCCCGTGGTCGCGGTGGTTCCACAGGCTGCTGGGGGCGGGCACGACGACGTAGGGAAGGGTCTCGGCGCTCAAGTAGCGCCCGTCCGACTGCCGGTAGGCGGTGGCCGCGGAGAAGAGCGGGTCGGTCCGACGATTGCACAGGGCCCCGGGACGCCCGTCGCAGTCGATGTCCATGTCGGCCTTCCAGAAGACGACGCCCGGCGCCCCGCAGACGGGGATCTCGGCGCGGGTGCCTTCGTCGGTGCGATAGCGCCCCTTCGACACAGGAACGCAGTCCCGCACCTTCGCGAGGAGGTCGGCGGCCCGTACGGTTCCCTCCCCCACCGCCGGCGCAGTGGGGTCCGGGTCGGCGGCGGCGCACAGCGCGGGTACGAGCACGACGGCGCCGGCCGCGGCCAGGGTGAGCGACCGGACACGCAGGGCACGCAGGGCACGCTGGGTACGCAGGGCACGCACGATGAAGGACCCTCTCCCCGGAGACGTTGACGGGCTTTCACCAAATCTGGTGCGCGTCCGACAGCGCGTCCACCTGGGAGGGCCGGAAGGAGCACGGCGGGCCCGGCGGGCGCGTACCGCGGCCGAGGGCCCGAGCCTCGGTCGGCTCGGGCCGCTCGACCGCCCTCGCCGGCGCGGAAACAGCGACGACAGCGGTCCGCGCCGTGGGTGCGAACTCCCCTGGCGGGTGGGCGAGTTCGCACCGCATCAGGATCAGCATACGTAGCCGACGGCGGTCCGACGAACGCCCGCCCGTCCTCTTGATGTGGCCGCGTCAGCCGTGTCTTATAGGTACAGACCAATCCCGTCGAGGGAAGGCAGACCCGTGCGACGCGTTTTCCCGGCGTTGGTGTGCGGCTCACTGTTCGTCCTGACCTCGTGCGCCGGGGGTGCGGACAGCCCCGGCGTACCACTGCCCCCGGCCCCGATGGGGGTCACGGCGGCGGCGGGCAGTTCGACCAGCGTGCACGTGATGTGGAACCGGGTCTCCGGAAAACCGGAGGTCACCGCCTATGAGGTATATCGCGGCACCACCAAGGTCGACCGGGTGCCCGGCGCGGAGCACATGGTGGACGTCACCAGACTCGCTCCGTCCACGACCTATGCCTTCACCGTCCGGGCCCTGGACTCCGACGGGAACCCCGGACCGCCGAGCGCCGAGGTCCACGCCACCACACCGGCCGCGGTCGCCGCCGACCGCGTTGCGCCGAGCCGCCCCGGACGGCCGCGCGGCAAGGCGATCGGGAGCCGGGCGGCGCAGTTGGAGTGGTCGCCGTCCACGGACGCCCGGGGCGTGGCCTCGTACGACATCTACCAGGGCGGCTCGAAGGTCCACAGCGTCGGCGGCGCACAGACCGCGACGGTGGTGACCGGGCTGCGCCCCGGCACCGACTACTCCTTCACCGTCAGGGCACGTGACGCGGCCGACAACCTCTCCCCCGCGAGCGCCGCCGTACGGCTGGCCACCGAACCGGGCGCGGGCGACGGCCGGGGCACCGCGCCGACCGGCTTCCGCGTCAGCGCCCACCGCACGGACGGCGCCTACTACCTGGACCTGTCCTGGATCCCGCCCCGCACGGACGGGGTGATCACGGAGTACCGGATCGATCTGGACGGCCACCAGGCGACCTCGCTCGTCTGGGGCGGCACGCCTCCCCGTGGCAGGTCCACGTACAGCTTCTACGTCGGCCGGGACGCCGGGGTCGCCTACCGGGTGCGGCTGCGGGCGAAACTGCCGGACGGGACCTGGGGCGGGTTCTCGGTGGAACGGTCCGTGACGACGGACGGGGGCTGACGTGCGGGGCGTGACGGGTGACAGGTGGCGGAGACGGGTGGACGACGGGCGGCCGCTCGTTCGGGACGGCCGCTGACGAGGGCGCCCGTCCGCCGGACGAAGGAATTCGTCACCTGCCCGGTCCCGTCCGCATGCGGGCCCGCCCGGAGGCACGTTGGCTCGTCCCGGGGCAGCACGGGCCTTTCCCTTCCCCGGCGGCGCATCGGACGTCCCGCCAACCGTGCCGCCGGAGGACAGTCCAATGCGCACTACTCGGGATTTCCGCCGCTCAGGGGCGGCCCTGGCCGTCGCCGCGCTTCCGCTGACCCTGGCCACGGCGACCACCGTCGCCGCGGCTTCGGGCATCTCCGTGAGCACCAGCGGTTCCAAGGTCACGGTCACCACCAGTGCCTGCCGGAGCGTGGACGGCGGTTTCGGCAGCGCCTCCCTGCTCTCCAGCGGGCAGTCGAACTTCTCCCAGGGGCGACAGATGTCGCTGTCCGGGACGAGCGCGGGTCAGTCGGCGGTGTGGTCGAACGTCGGTGCCGGCACGTACACCGTCATCGTGCTCTGCCAGGACGGCCGGACGGCGGGCACCCGGGCCGTGGTCGTCCCCTCGCCATCGGCGCCGTCGGCGTCCGCCGCACCCTCGGCGACTTCGCCGTCCGCGCCGTCCGCGGCGTCCCCTGCGTCTTCTGCGCCCCTTGCGTCGTCGGCACCCACCGTCCCGCATTCGGCCGCGCCGACGCGCGGGGTACTGGGTGGTCTCGGCGGGGCGGCCACGGACCACAGCACGGCGACCACGGTGGCCGGCGGGGTCCTGGTGACCACGGGTGTCGTGGCGACGGCCTGGTTCCTGCGCCGCAGGTCCGAGCCCCACCGGCGCTGACACTCCGGTCCGTCACCCCCACGGCCACCCGTCCGACGCGGACCGCTCCACCTCACGTCAACCCGACGCGGACCGCTCCACCTCACGTCAGTCCGACGCGGACCGCTCCTCCTCGGGCGCGTCCGATGCGGGCCCCGGGCTCGTCTCCTCCCGCGGCGCGGACGGGTCACCCAGGTGCCCGAACTCCTCCAGCGCATGGCTCAGCCACTGCGTCCAGAAGGTCTCCAGGTCGATACCGGCCCGCAGCACCAAATGCCGCAGCCGGTCCTGGGGAGCGTTCCTGCCGGGTGGGAAGTCCCGCTCCTCGATCTCCTCGTACTCCACCAACTGCCGCTGGTGAAGCGCGAGATGGCGACGCAGGTCGGTCTCGATGCCCGCCGTGCCGACGACGGCCGAGGCCCGCAGCCGCAGCAGCATCGTGTCCCGCAGGGGCTTGGGGTCCTGGGTGACGGCGGTCCAGCGGGCCAGCTCGTCGCGGCCCGCCGGCAGCACTTCGTAGCTCTTCTTCTGTCCCCGGGCCGGCTGCGCGGACGGCAGGGCGCGGATGTACCCCTCGGACTCCAGCTTTCCCAGCTCGCGATAGATCTGCTGATGCGTCGCCGACCAGAAGTAGCCGATCGACTTGTCGAACCGCCTGGTGAGTTCGAGTCCCGACGAGGGCCTTTCGAGCAGGGCGGTGAGGATCGCGTGCGGGAGTGACATGGGTTCATCCTAGGGAGGGCCGCCCACGGGGACGGCCCTCGCTGTCGTCGGTGCCCGGGGTCTACAGCGCCGCCGCCAGCTCCGTGCCCTGCTTGATGGCCCGCTTGGCGTCCAGCTCGGCGGCCACGTCGGCACCGCCGATCAGATGCACGCTGTGCCCCGCGGCGGACAGCTCCTCGTACAGGTCACGGCGGGGCTCCTGCCCGGTGCACAGCACGATGGTGTCGACCTCCAGCACCTGGCCCGCGCCGTCGACGGTGACGTGCAGCCCGGCGTCGTCGATACGGTCGTACCGGACACCGGGAACCATGGTGACGCCTCGGTGCTTGAGCTCGGTGCGGTGGATCCAGCCCGTGGTCTTGCCGAGTCCGGCGCCGACCTTGGAGGCCTTGCGCTGCAACAGGTGGACGGTACGCGGCGGTGCGGACCGCTCGGGCGTGCCGAGGCCGCCGGGGGCGCGGTAGTCCATGTCGACACCCCAGTTGCGGAAGTACGTCGCCGGGTCCTCGCTCGCCTTGTCGCCGCCGTCGGTCAGGTACTCGGCGACGTCGAAGCCGATGCCGCCGGCACCGAGGATCGCGACGCGGTCGCCGACGGGGGCCTCGCCCCGCAGGACGTCGAGGTAGCCGACGACACTGGGGTGGTCGACGCCGGGTATCTCGGGCGTACGCGGACGTACGCCGGTGGCGACCACCACCTCGTCGTAGCCGGACACGTCCCCGGAGGCGACGCGGGTGTTCAACCGCACGTCCACGCCGTGCCGTTCGAGTTGGGTGCGGAAGTACCGGATCGTCTCGTCGAACTCCTGCTTGCCGGGGACCTTGCGGGCCACCTTCAGCTGGCCGCCGATCTCGCCGGCGGCGTCGTAGAGCGTGACGTCGTGGCCGCGCTCGGCCGCGGAGACCGCGCAGGCCAGTCCGGCGGGGCCCGCGCCCACCACGGCCACCCGCTTGCGCAGCCGGGTCGGGGCGAGGACCAGTTCGGTCTCGTGGCAGGCCCGCGGGTTGACCAGGCACGAGGTGATCCGGCCGCTGAAGGTGTGGTCGAGACAGGCCTGGTTGCAGCCGATGCAGGTGTTGATGGCCTCCGGCTGCCCGGCCGCCGCCTTGGCGACGAAGTCGGGGTCGGCGAGCATCGGCCGGGCGAGCGACACCATGTCGGCGTGGCCGTCCGCGAGCAACTGCTCGGCGATCTCTGGGGTGTTGATGCGGTTGGTGGTCACGAGCGGGACGGAGACGGAGCCCATCACCTTCTTGGTCACCCAGGCGTACGCGCCGCGCGGCACGGAGGTGGCGATGGTGGGGATACGGGCCTCGTGCCAGCCGATGCCGGTGTTGATGATCGTGGCTCCGGCGGCCTCCACGGCCCGGGCGAGTGCGATCACCTCGTCCAGTGAGGAGCCGCCCGGCACCAGGTCCAGCATCGAAAGGCGGTAGATGATGATGAAGTTCTCGCCGACGGCCTCGCGCACCCGGCGGACGATCTCGACGGGGAAGCGCATCCGGTTCTCGTAGGAGCCGCCCCAGCGGTCCTCACGACGGTTGGTCTGGACGGCGATGAACTCGTTGATCAGGTAGCCCTCGGAGCCCATGATCTCGACGCCGTCGTAGCCGGCCCGCTGCGCGAGCCGGGCGGCGCGCGCGTAGTCGTCGATCGTCTGCTCGACCTCGGCGTCGGTGAGCGCGTGCGGCGTGAAGGGACTGATCGGTGCCTGCAGGGCGCTGGGCGCGACCAGGTCCTGGTGGTATGCGTACCGCCCGAAATGCAGGATCTGCATCGCGATCTTCCCGCCCTCGCGGTGCACCGCGGCGGTGATCCCGGCGTGCTCGTCGGCCTCGGCCTCGGTGGTCAGCTTCGCGCCGCCCTCGTAGGGCCGTCCCGCGTCGTTGGGCGCGATGCCACCGGTGACCATGAGACCGACACCGCCGCGGGCCCGGGTGGCGTAGAACTCCGCCATCCGCTCGAAGCCTCGCTCGGCCTCCTCGAGCCCCACGTGCATGGAGCCCATGAGGACGCGGTTGGGCAGCGTGGTGAATCCCAGGTCGAGCGGGTTCAGCAGGTGCGGGTAACGGCTCATCGGGCCCTCCGTACGCGGTGTCGTACGTCTGTTGTAGACGACGGAACGCGCCTTGTGCAACTAGTTGCATAATGAGGAGGGTCACTCCGGGCCGGTCAGCCGAGGGCCACCCGGGCGACGAGTTCGGCGCGGAGTTCGGGAAGAACGGCCCGGCGTTCGGCCGCCGGGAGATCCGGCACCGCTTCGCCCACTTGGACCGGGACGGGATCGGACTGACCGCCGAGGAGCGGGCGGGGCTCGAGGCCGGTCCGAACGTCACGGCCGGGCCTCCGTCTCCCGCCTCCGGTCGGCCACAGTGGGGTGGCGCGCCCGGGGCAGGATGACGATCCAGGGCCGAAAGCGGCATGCCGGACGGCCGGGGTCGGCCGCCCGGCGCCTGCCGCTCAGGGCATGGTGCCGATCACGACGTTGGCGTACAGCTCGTCGGAGACGGCCAGTCCGGCGATCAGACCGCTGCGCGCGAAGGCCTCCACGGCCAGGGGCGCCTGGGGTTCGCTCGTCTCGACCAGGAGGCTGCCGCCGGGGGCGAGCCAGCGGGGCGCCTCGTCGGCCACCCGGCGCAGGATGTCGAGGCCGTCCGCGCCACCGTCGAGGGCGGTGAGCGGCTCGTGGTCGCGGGCCTCCGGCGGCAGCAGACCGACCTCGTCCGTGGGCACGTACGGCACGTTGGCGGCGAGGACGTCGACGCGACCGCGCAGGATGTCGGGCAGAGCCGCGTACAGGTCACCCTGGTGGACC
It encodes:
- a CDS encoding glycoside hydrolase family 75 protein; the encoded protein is MRVRSLTLAAAGAVVLVPALCAAADPDPTAPAVGEGTVRAADLLAKVRDCVPVSKGRYRTDEGTRAEIPVCGAPGVVFWKADMDIDCDGRPGALCNRRTDPLFSAATAYRQSDGRYLSAETLPYVVVPAPSSLWNHRDHGIRGGSVVAVIYRDRVQYAVVGDTGPRHIIGEASYATAKALGIGADPRHGGTASGVTYIAFKDSRVQPIEDHAAALAEGERLARLFLRDG
- a CDS encoding fibronectin type III domain-containing protein, with product MRRVFPALVCGSLFVLTSCAGGADSPGVPLPPAPMGVTAAAGSSTSVHVMWNRVSGKPEVTAYEVYRGTTKVDRVPGAEHMVDVTRLAPSTTYAFTVRALDSDGNPGPPSAEVHATTPAAVAADRVAPSRPGRPRGKAIGSRAAQLEWSPSTDARGVASYDIYQGGSKVHSVGGAQTATVVTGLRPGTDYSFTVRARDAADNLSPASAAVRLATEPGAGDGRGTAPTGFRVSAHRTDGAYYLDLSWIPPRTDGVITEYRIDLDGHQATSLVWGGTPPRGRSTYSFYVGRDAGVAYRVRLRAKLPDGTWGGFSVERSVTTDGG
- a CDS encoding PadR family transcriptional regulator is translated as MSLPHAILTALLERPSSGLELTRRFDKSIGYFWSATHQQIYRELGKLESEGYIRALPSAQPARGQKKSYEVLPAGRDELARWTAVTQDPKPLRDTMLLRLRASAVVGTAGIETDLRRHLALHQRQLVEYEEIEERDFPPGRNAPQDRLRHLVLRAGIDLETFWTQWLSHALEEFGHLGDPSAPREETSPGPASDAPEEERSASD
- a CDS encoding NADPH-dependent 2,4-dienoyl-CoA reductase, encoding MSRYPHLLNPLDLGFTTLPNRVLMGSMHVGLEEAERGFERMAEFYATRARGGVGLMVTGGIAPNDAGRPYEGGAKLTTEAEADEHAGITAAVHREGGKIAMQILHFGRYAYHQDLVAPSALQAPISPFTPHALTDAEVEQTIDDYARAARLAQRAGYDGVEIMGSEGYLINEFIAVQTNRREDRWGGSYENRMRFPVEIVRRVREAVGENFIIIYRLSMLDLVPGGSSLDEVIALARAVEAAGATIINTGIGWHEARIPTIATSVPRGAYAWVTKKVMGSVSVPLVTTNRINTPEIAEQLLADGHADMVSLARPMLADPDFVAKAAAGQPEAINTCIGCNQACLDHTFSGRITSCLVNPRACHETELVLAPTRLRKRVAVVGAGPAGLACAVSAAERGHDVTLYDAAGEIGGQLKVARKVPGKQEFDETIRYFRTQLERHGVDVRLNTRVASGDVSGYDEVVVATGVRPRTPEIPGVDHPSVVGYLDVLRGEAPVGDRVAILGAGGIGFDVAEYLTDGGDKASEDPATYFRNWGVDMDYRAPGGLGTPERSAPPRTVHLLQRKASKVGAGLGKTTGWIHRTELKHRGVTMVPGVRYDRIDDAGLHVTVDGAGQVLEVDTIVLCTGQEPRRDLYEELSAAGHSVHLIGGADVAAELDAKRAIKQGTELAAAL